The following are from one region of the Cytobacillus firmus genome:
- a CDS encoding ABC transporter ATP-binding protein produces MVLQVKKACKNFGGLSALSDVSFSINQGEIFGLIGPNGAGKTTMFNLITSMFTPTSGEIIFNEDNINGLKPHLITKKGICRTFQNIRLFPQMTAEENVMVGEHCRSKSGVFSSVFRTKSQRQEEERIRSKANELLEFVGLGGFAETVSDSLAYGQQRRLEIARALASSPKLLLLDEPAAGMNETETSELFQLIKKIQEQGVTVLLIEHDMPLVMKLCDRIAVLNFGKKIAEGTPAEIQNNPDVIEAYLGSEEEDMYA; encoded by the coding sequence ATGGTACTTCAAGTCAAAAAAGCATGTAAAAACTTTGGCGGGCTGAGTGCCCTGTCTGATGTCTCGTTCTCTATAAATCAGGGTGAGATCTTTGGGCTGATTGGTCCGAACGGAGCCGGGAAGACCACGATGTTCAATCTGATAACATCAATGTTTACTCCTACCTCAGGCGAGATTATCTTTAATGAAGACAATATCAATGGCCTAAAGCCGCACCTGATCACGAAAAAGGGCATTTGCAGGACATTCCAGAATATTCGCCTGTTTCCGCAGATGACAGCAGAAGAAAACGTGATGGTTGGGGAGCACTGCCGAAGCAAATCAGGGGTTTTCAGCAGTGTATTCAGGACAAAATCACAGCGGCAGGAAGAAGAAAGAATCCGCAGCAAAGCGAATGAGCTATTAGAGTTTGTGGGGCTCGGCGGGTTCGCGGAAACGGTGTCAGACAGCCTCGCATACGGCCAGCAAAGAAGGCTCGAGATTGCCCGGGCGCTGGCCAGCTCTCCTAAATTGCTGCTGCTTGATGAACCGGCAGCCGGAATGAATGAAACAGAAACAAGCGAGTTATTTCAGCTCATCAAAAAAATTCAGGAACAGGGCGTCACGGTCCTCCTGATTGAGCATGATATGCCGCTTGTCATGAAATTATGCGACCGCATTGCCGTCTTGAATTTCGGCAAAAAGATTGCTGAAGGCACACCTGCTGAAATCCAGAATAATCCTGATGTCATCGAAGCCTATCTCGGCAGTGAGGAGGAGGATATGTATGCTTAA
- a CDS encoding branched-chain amino acid ABC transporter permease, protein MLAELINPYYLQVASFILINIILGVSIYITLSTGQLSLANAGFMGIGAYTSALLTLNFDLPIIVGILAGTLLAGVFGILIGIPTLRLQGVYLAIVTLGFGEVIRVIFVNWESMTKGAVGLSGIPHMGRELLNTVKDLGFDPKVLGLQNNQFVFLAIFLILLGVTVSIIAFFRRQNRSRVGRAFAAIKLDEKAAESMGINITYYKVLAFAQGALVAGFAGALFAHVLAYISPADFAYHRAVEILIFAVFGGSEVIWGPVFGALFLTVMPEVLRFISEYRYMIYGLIIIIMMAVRPQGLIDVNILNWVKLKTSKRRQKHGTSSQKSM, encoded by the coding sequence ATGCTTGCAGAATTAATAAATCCATATTATTTACAGGTAGCTTCTTTTATATTAATCAACATTATATTAGGGGTTAGTATTTATATCACTCTATCAACTGGACAGCTTTCGCTCGCCAATGCCGGATTTATGGGGATTGGTGCCTATACCTCTGCACTATTGACGCTGAATTTTGACCTTCCGATTATTGTGGGCATACTGGCAGGCACTTTATTGGCAGGTGTTTTTGGAATCCTGATCGGGATACCGACATTAAGACTTCAGGGTGTTTATCTCGCCATTGTTACCCTTGGGTTTGGAGAGGTGATCCGCGTTATTTTTGTAAACTGGGAGTCTATGACAAAGGGAGCTGTCGGATTATCAGGCATACCGCATATGGGCCGTGAGCTGCTGAATACAGTAAAAGACTTAGGCTTTGATCCGAAAGTACTTGGACTTCAAAATAACCAGTTTGTATTTCTGGCTATCTTCCTCATTTTATTAGGGGTGACAGTCAGCATAATCGCATTTTTCAGAAGGCAGAACCGCTCAAGAGTAGGACGGGCTTTCGCAGCTATTAAGCTGGATGAAAAAGCTGCAGAATCAATGGGCATCAATATCACGTATTATAAGGTCCTGGCATTTGCACAGGGGGCCCTGGTAGCCGGTTTTGCAGGTGCACTGTTTGCCCATGTTCTTGCGTACATAAGTCCTGCCGATTTTGCCTATCACCGTGCCGTTGAGATTCTGATTTTCGCCGTTTTCGGAGGAAGCGAAGTCATCTGGGGACCGGTGTTTGGGGCGCTCTTTTTAACTGTAATGCCGGAAGTGCTCCGATTTATCAGCGAATACCGCTACATGATTTACGGTCTGATCATTATTATTATGATGGCAGTCAGGCCGCAGGGATTAATTGATGTAAATATTTTAAACTGGGTCAAGCTTAAAACATCAAAGAGGAGGCAAAAGCATGGTACTTCAAGTCAAAAAAGCATGTAA
- a CDS encoding branched-chain amino acid ABC transporter permease: protein MLIEQLINGITLGSIYAIVALGFTLVFGVLGIINMAHGEIFMFGAFIGVVVTSTFKGPLWLAFLAAIAVTAAMGYLLERFALRPLRNKQGVSHLAPLISTIGVSILLENLSHHIFGPGNHPFRASFAEISFQIGSITVYLVQIVIFVISVLLMYALSFWLGKTKAGKALRATAENLETASLLGVDVKRTITMTVIIASAMGGIAGILVGMAFNSVTPQMGLSIGLKGLAIIILGGMGNVKGAMAGGLILGLAETFVVVYGDSGYKDAIAFAAIIIILLIRPQGLFGQKISA from the coding sequence GTGTTAATCGAACAATTAATAAACGGAATTACCCTTGGCAGCATTTATGCCATCGTTGCACTTGGGTTTACATTGGTTTTCGGGGTGCTTGGGATTATCAATATGGCACACGGAGAAATTTTTATGTTCGGAGCCTTCATTGGCGTTGTGGTCACTTCCACTTTTAAAGGGCCGCTTTGGCTGGCTTTTCTGGCAGCGATTGCGGTAACGGCTGCAATGGGATATCTGCTTGAACGATTTGCCCTGAGACCGCTCCGGAATAAACAGGGTGTATCCCATCTGGCGCCATTGATCAGCACCATTGGTGTATCGATACTGCTGGAAAACCTGTCCCACCATATTTTTGGACCGGGCAACCATCCTTTCCGTGCTTCTTTTGCGGAAATAAGCTTCCAGATCGGTTCCATAACCGTATATCTTGTGCAGATTGTCATCTTTGTCATTTCTGTTCTTCTCATGTACGCCCTTTCTTTTTGGCTGGGCAAAACAAAGGCAGGAAAAGCCTTAAGAGCAACTGCTGAAAATCTGGAAACGGCAAGCCTTCTTGGTGTTGATGTCAAAAGAACCATTACAATGACGGTTATTATCGCATCGGCAATGGGCGGGATCGCCGGTATCCTTGTCGGAATGGCCTTTAACTCTGTAACGCCGCAGATGGGCTTGTCCATCGGGCTTAAAGGACTTGCCATCATCATTCTTGGCGGCATGGGGAATGTCAAGGGAGCGATGGCCGGGGGGCTTATCCTTGGTCTGGCTGAAACCTTTGTCGTTGTCTACGGCGATTCAGGATACAAGGATGCCATCGCTTTTGCGGCCATCATCATCATACTTCTCATCAGGCCGCAGGGATTGTTTGGCCAAAAAATTTCAGCGTAA
- a CDS encoding ABC transporter substrate-binding protein codes for MRKQLKKFAQFTALSSLLVLSACGGNQAAGDEDGESSGGAVKADIGVISYISGPGAAYGEAITNGLKLAQEEINGKGEVKINLVIEDSAGKQDQALTAAQKLMNSENVTAIIGPTLSTEMNVVGPEADLNGVPIMGTSTTAEGIPQIGDYVFRNSLPEALAIPAAIDKAIEKYDAKKVAILYGNDDVFTKSGFDTMKKAAEEKGLEILTTETFQKGQSDYNAQLTKIKGLKPDLILASALYNEGAVIMDQARKMGIDVPFVGGNGFNSPEVINIAGDAADGLIVATPWYGEKEDDKVKEFVSKYEKEYGKKPDQFAAQAYDALYIMAEALKNAGEADRDALRDALAEVKGFNGILGEFSFDEEGDVVMDPTVLVIEEGAFKEFN; via the coding sequence ATGAGAAAGCAGTTGAAGAAATTTGCTCAATTTACGGCATTATCCAGTTTGCTTGTCCTCTCTGCATGCGGCGGCAATCAGGCGGCAGGGGATGAGGATGGGGAGAGCAGCGGAGGAGCTGTTAAAGCGGATATTGGTGTTATTTCTTATATCAGCGGACCGGGTGCAGCTTATGGTGAAGCGATCACAAATGGCTTAAAGCTTGCACAGGAAGAAATCAATGGCAAGGGAGAAGTCAAGATAAACCTTGTAATTGAGGATTCTGCCGGCAAGCAGGATCAGGCATTGACGGCAGCGCAGAAGCTTATGAATTCAGAAAATGTGACGGCCATTATCGGGCCTACCTTAAGTACAGAAATGAACGTAGTCGGTCCGGAAGCCGACCTGAACGGAGTGCCGATCATGGGGACTTCAACAACGGCAGAAGGGATTCCGCAAATTGGGGACTATGTCTTCCGCAACTCGCTGCCTGAAGCATTGGCGATTCCGGCTGCAATAGATAAAGCCATTGAAAAATATGATGCTAAAAAAGTAGCAATTCTATATGGAAATGATGATGTTTTTACAAAATCAGGCTTTGACACAATGAAAAAAGCAGCGGAAGAGAAGGGTCTTGAAATCTTAACGACTGAAACATTCCAAAAAGGCCAATCAGATTATAATGCTCAGCTGACAAAAATTAAAGGCTTAAAACCGGACCTAATTCTGGCTTCGGCTCTATACAATGAAGGTGCCGTCATCATGGATCAGGCCAGGAAAATGGGCATTGATGTTCCATTTGTCGGAGGAAACGGCTTCAATTCTCCTGAGGTCATCAATATTGCAGGGGATGCAGCAGATGGTCTCATTGTGGCAACTCCATGGTATGGTGAAAAAGAAGATGATAAGGTCAAGGAATTTGTAAGTAAATATGAAAAGGAATACGGCAAAAAGCCAGATCAGTTTGCAGCACAGGCATACGATGCGCTTTACATAATGGCTGAGGCATTGAAGAATGCCGGTGAAGCTGACCGTGATGCACTCCGTGATGCTCTGGCTGAGGTCAAGGGCTTTAATGGGATTCTTGGAGAGTTCTCTTTCGATGAAGAAGGAGATGTCGTGATGGATCCGACCGTTTTAGTTATTGAAGAAGGAGCATTTAAGGAATTTAATTAA
- a CDS encoding proline dehydrogenase family protein has protein sequence MEAITRDFFLYLSKNSLLNKIAQNKGGSFAAGKLIGGVDFKSSVRFIRDLNNQGLSVTVDHLGEFVDSVEVANERTEECISTIEMISKEGLDSQVSLKMTSLGLDIDHDLVVKNMTRILDTAEKHKIMVTIDMEDVPRCQATIDLFKQFKEKYSCVSTVLQAYLYRTEQDLADLGKYQPFLRLVKGAYKEAPEHAFPEKTDVDENYKKLIEQSLLNGNYTAIASHDDQIIEYTKELAKKHNISNERFEFQMLYGMRNKTQLELAKQGYRMRVYVPYGMDWYGYFMRRLAERPANIAFAFKGIFKK, from the coding sequence ATGGAAGCGATTACAAGGGACTTTTTCCTATATTTATCTAAAAATAGCTTACTGAATAAAATCGCCCAGAATAAAGGCGGAAGTTTTGCCGCAGGAAAATTAATAGGCGGGGTTGATTTCAAAAGCAGCGTCCGCTTTATCAGGGATCTGAATAACCAGGGACTTTCTGTAACAGTGGATCATTTGGGGGAATTTGTTGACTCCGTGGAAGTGGCGAATGAACGGACTGAGGAATGCATTTCAACCATTGAAATGATCAGCAAAGAAGGACTTGATTCACAAGTATCCCTGAAAATGACTTCTCTTGGTCTGGATATTGATCATGATCTTGTTGTTAAAAACATGACCAGAATTCTTGATACTGCCGAAAAGCATAAGATCATGGTGACAATCGATATGGAGGATGTGCCGCGCTGCCAGGCAACGATCGATTTATTTAAACAGTTTAAAGAGAAGTACAGTTGTGTAAGCACCGTTCTGCAGGCGTACCTGTACCGGACTGAACAGGATCTCGCGGATCTGGGGAAATACCAGCCCTTCTTAAGACTGGTAAAAGGCGCTTATAAAGAAGCACCTGAGCACGCATTTCCGGAGAAGACTGATGTTGATGAGAACTATAAGAAATTAATAGAACAAAGTCTCTTAAACGGAAACTATACAGCAATAGCTTCTCATGATGACCAAATCATCGAGTACACAAAAGAATTAGCCAAGAAGCATAACATTTCAAACGAACGTTTCGAGTTTCAAATGCTTTATGGCATGAGGAATAAAACACAGCTGGAGCTTGCAAAGCAAGGCTATAGGATGCGTGTTTATGTACCATACGGCATGGACTGGTACGGCTATTTCATGAGAAGGCTTGCTGAACGGCCGGCTAATATTGCATTTGCTTTTAAGGGCATTTTCAAGAAATAA
- the putP gene encoding sodium/proline symporter PutP: MDYALIISITVYMIGMLWIGYYAYKRTSNLSDYMLGGRTLGPAVTALSAGASDMSGWLLMGLPGAMYATGLSASWIVIGLTLGAWANWIYVAPRLRTYTEVANDSITIPGYLENRFGDASKILRLISGLVILIFFTFYVSSGMVSGGVLFQSTFGLDYHTGLWIITGVVVAYTLFGGFLAVSLTDFVQGLIMFLALILVPIVTLFHVGGFGPAIDTARTINPAFLDIFKGTSLLGIVSLFAWGLGYFGQPHIIVRFMAISSVKEIKKATRIGMGWMVFSSIGAMLTGFVGIAYVADTGISIEDPETIFILLGEVLFHPIITGFLISAILAAIMSTISSQLLVTSSSLTEDLYKTFFRRSATDKELVTIGRLSVLLVSIIALFISWEKNETILDLVGYAWAGFGSAFGPLIILSLYWKRMTRWGALAGMIVGASTVIIWSQSGLSDLLYEMIPGFAASLLAIIVVSLLTEKPSVEVEKQFEDFEKILK, from the coding sequence ATGGATTATGCATTAATTATTTCCATTACCGTGTATATGATTGGGATGCTTTGGATTGGCTATTATGCGTATAAACGGACTTCCAATCTATCAGATTACATGCTTGGAGGACGAACATTGGGTCCTGCGGTAACCGCTTTAAGCGCGGGTGCTTCCGATATGAGCGGATGGCTTTTGATGGGCCTTCCTGGAGCCATGTATGCCACTGGCCTGAGCGCTTCCTGGATTGTCATCGGCTTGACTCTTGGGGCATGGGCAAACTGGATTTATGTGGCACCAAGGCTCCGCACGTATACTGAGGTAGCCAATGATTCTATTACGATTCCAGGTTATTTAGAAAACCGGTTCGGGGATGCTTCCAAAATCCTTCGCCTGATTTCAGGATTAGTTATCTTAATTTTCTTTACCTTTTATGTATCATCAGGCATGGTTTCCGGGGGCGTTTTATTCCAGAGCACTTTCGGGCTGGATTACCACACAGGTTTATGGATCATTACAGGTGTTGTGGTTGCGTATACACTATTTGGAGGATTTCTTGCAGTTAGCTTGACAGACTTTGTTCAGGGTCTGATTATGTTTCTCGCCCTCATTCTTGTACCAATCGTAACCCTTTTCCATGTAGGAGGATTTGGGCCGGCCATTGATACTGCCAGAACAATTAATCCAGCTTTCCTTGATATCTTTAAAGGGACAAGTCTATTAGGCATCGTATCCCTTTTTGCATGGGGCCTTGGCTATTTTGGACAGCCACATATTATCGTCCGCTTTATGGCTATCAGTTCTGTTAAAGAAATCAAGAAAGCCACCCGCATTGGGATGGGCTGGATGGTTTTCTCGAGTATTGGCGCTATGCTGACTGGTTTTGTGGGAATTGCTTATGTGGCGGATACAGGCATTAGCATCGAAGATCCCGAAACGATCTTCATCCTCCTTGGCGAGGTCTTATTCCACCCGATCATTACCGGCTTTTTAATCTCGGCTATCCTTGCGGCTATCATGAGTACTATCTCATCACAGCTGCTAGTTACATCAAGCTCATTAACGGAGGATTTATATAAGACATTCTTCCGCCGCTCTGCTACAGATAAAGAATTGGTTACAATAGGAAGATTATCTGTATTGCTGGTTTCTATCATTGCCTTATTTATCTCATGGGAGAAAAATGAAACGATTCTCGACCTTGTGGGTTATGCATGGGCTGGTTTCGGATCCGCTTTCGGTCCGCTTATCATCCTCAGCTTATACTGGAAGCGCATGACAAGATGGGGAGCATTAGCCGGGATGATTGTTGGAGCAAGCACCGTCATCATTTGGTCTCAATCCGGATTATCGGACCTCCTTTATGAAATGATTCCAGGCTTTGCTGCCAGCTTACTTGCCATCATCGTGGTGAGTCTTCTGACTGAAAAACCATCTGTTGAAGTTGAAAAACAGTTTGAAGACTTTGAAAAAATCTTAAAATAA
- a CDS encoding PucR family transcriptional regulator: protein MSQPLEKILSLTDIDEITEMVSTFLKKPVVIEDEQFSLLAYSSYYIEHFDLANQQTIFSKRWPIPILEKFMDEGIVDQLKTIPEPFRIKKMEEIGLNQRVVVSAKYKEQILGFIWVQELDGSLSESEMKFLHDVSFHIGKLLYQKNLKKLRKEEEKHQFYQKIIDRTYQTEDQIKWEAANVKIILPEAFIINVFTVVQGDEEMFAELNETVRLFANALSHPAHIFTNQHEIIVMIGSSSPAPGSLSEDAHELTNTVLSQFRQQTVYAGIGGEYSSILNLRKSYREALEVIKAAKFIGSPEELPYEYKKLWVFRYLEPIAQHNSTTNYVNEDLMKLQKKDLESQTSLLKTLEVYLLNNCRLKPTAEQLFIHTNTLKYRMKQITDLTSIDFDDFNTRCQLYIDLQLLKRRK, encoded by the coding sequence ATGAGCCAGCCGCTGGAGAAAATCCTTAGTTTGACTGATATTGATGAGATTACAGAAATGGTCAGCACTTTTTTGAAGAAGCCTGTTGTCATCGAGGATGAGCAATTCTCGCTGCTGGCTTATAGCTCGTATTATATAGAGCATTTTGATTTGGCGAACCAGCAGACTATATTTTCGAAGAGATGGCCGATTCCCATTTTGGAGAAATTTATGGATGAAGGCATTGTTGATCAGTTAAAGACAATCCCTGAGCCTTTCAGAATTAAGAAGATGGAAGAAATCGGCCTTAACCAGCGTGTAGTTGTAAGCGCTAAATATAAAGAGCAGATACTTGGATTTATCTGGGTTCAGGAATTGGACGGCAGTCTGTCAGAAAGCGAAATGAAGTTTCTTCATGACGTTTCCTTCCATATTGGAAAGCTTTTATATCAGAAAAACCTGAAGAAGCTGCGCAAAGAAGAAGAAAAACATCAATTTTATCAAAAGATTATTGATCGCACCTACCAGACGGAAGATCAGATTAAGTGGGAAGCTGCCAATGTGAAAATCATCCTTCCGGAGGCCTTTATCATCAATGTATTTACGGTCGTACAGGGAGATGAAGAGATGTTTGCGGAATTAAATGAAACCGTTCGGCTGTTCGCTAATGCCCTCAGCCATCCCGCTCACATCTTTACGAATCAGCATGAAATCATCGTGATGATCGGCAGCAGCTCCCCTGCACCCGGCAGCCTTTCAGAAGACGCACACGAATTAACCAATACCGTTCTAAGCCAATTCAGGCAGCAGACTGTGTATGCAGGGATCGGAGGAGAATATTCCTCCATCCTAAATCTGCGCAAAAGCTACCGGGAAGCCCTGGAGGTCATCAAGGCAGCCAAGTTCATTGGCTCGCCTGAAGAACTGCCTTATGAATATAAAAAGCTTTGGGTGTTCCGTTACCTGGAACCAATCGCCCAGCATAACAGCACGACAAACTATGTAAATGAAGACCTTATGAAGCTGCAGAAAAAAGACCTGGAAAGTCAAACCAGCCTTTTGAAGACGCTTGAAGTCTATTTATTGAACAACTGCCGCCTCAAGCCGACGGCTGAACAGCTTTTCATTCATACCAATACATTAAAATACCGAATGAAGCAAATTACCGACCTGACCTCAATCGACTTTGACGACTTTAACACAAGATGCCAGCTGTATATTGATTTACAGCTTCTTAAGCGGAGGAAATAA
- a CDS encoding histidine kinase, which produces MKNRKLIVIPIMILVAGAAMWMLNKDYQQIDLMIRLLIAAGAALLSGVISYFLFKPEKEER; this is translated from the coding sequence TTGAAAAATAGAAAGCTTATTGTCATTCCCATTATGATACTTGTAGCCGGGGCTGCCATGTGGATGCTGAATAAGGATTATCAGCAGATAGACCTGATGATCCGCTTGTTGATAGCAGCCGGTGCAGCACTATTATCAGGTGTTATCTCCTATTTTTTATTCAAGCCGGAAAAAGAAGAACGATAA
- a CDS encoding YitT family protein, protein MRQKLFSFMMINLGAFLVSINVHFFLSPNNLATGGVSGLSIIMNDLFPDFSIGTFMILVNLILFAVGFVFLGSGFGAKTIYASFALSFYVWALEKFAPMAHPLSDDLLIQLIIGQCIAATGMAIVFNQQASTGGTDIIAMIFNKYLNIEVGRGVLLADLSIALSSAILFGPQVGMYAFFGVIINGLVIDYALQQFNSNKEIVIISHHSDEIKTYIVHELGKGATIHTATGAFTSDKKEVITTILCRKDFTKLKGYITQVDNKAFITVHTMNEILGQNFKRLA, encoded by the coding sequence ATGCGGCAAAAACTATTTTCTTTTATGATGATCAACCTGGGAGCTTTCCTGGTTTCTATAAATGTCCATTTTTTCTTGTCCCCCAATAATTTAGCAACAGGAGGGGTCAGCGGATTGTCGATTATCATGAATGATTTATTTCCCGATTTCTCGATTGGTACATTCATGATTCTTGTCAATTTAATATTGTTTGCAGTTGGGTTTGTTTTTCTTGGATCTGGTTTTGGGGCAAAAACCATTTATGCAAGCTTTGCGCTGTCCTTTTATGTGTGGGCGCTTGAGAAGTTCGCCCCGATGGCCCATCCGCTTAGTGATGACTTGCTTATTCAGCTGATTATCGGGCAATGCATCGCCGCAACCGGCATGGCGATTGTGTTTAACCAGCAGGCATCCACTGGCGGGACAGACATCATCGCTATGATTTTTAATAAATATTTAAATATTGAAGTTGGCAGAGGCGTGCTTCTGGCTGATTTATCCATTGCCCTGTCTTCCGCCATTCTATTTGGTCCGCAAGTGGGCATGTATGCCTTTTTTGGGGTCATTATTAATGGATTAGTGATTGATTATGCACTTCAGCAATTCAATTCAAACAAGGAAATTGTGATTATCAGCCACCACAGTGATGAAATTAAAACCTATATTGTCCATGAACTTGGGAAGGGTGCAACCATTCACACGGCAACAGGCGCATTCACTTCAGATAAGAAAGAAGTCATTACAACTATCCTGTGCAGAAAAGATTTTACAAAGCTGAAAGGCTACATTACCCAGGTTGATAATAAAGCATTTATCACTGTTCATACCATGAATGAAATACTCGGCCAAAATTTTAAACGGCTGGCATAA
- a CDS encoding NAD(P)H-binding protein: MKVIVIGANGDVGEHVIRKLAERKHEALAVAANENQIEDLIKLGAAQAIVYDEEKLIPYLQASDAVIYLTGVNPKKHTGKTVMVDHQSISDIIQLAQKSGVRRFVMMSAVKAEESETDPSRKIAAKDLPEDMLKAANLVYTVIRIGQLTDNPGNGTITLSEKIHDRKAEIPREDAAEVLVESLDKEAIFHSTIEAASGDTPISEALSQF; encoded by the coding sequence ATGAAGGTGATTGTAATCGGTGCCAATGGGGATGTCGGTGAGCATGTAATCAGGAAGCTCGCAGAAAGGAAGCATGAAGCTCTTGCCGTTGCGGCAAATGAAAACCAAATTGAGGATCTAATCAAGCTCGGAGCGGCACAGGCAATTGTTTATGATGAGGAAAAGCTGATCCCCTATCTTCAGGCATCAGATGCCGTGATTTATTTAACAGGCGTCAATCCTAAAAAACATACAGGCAAAACCGTTATGGTCGATCACCAATCTATATCCGACATCATCCAATTGGCACAAAAATCAGGTGTCAGGAGATTTGTGATGATGAGTGCCGTTAAAGCAGAGGAAAGCGAAACAGACCCTTCCCGCAAAATAGCGGCAAAGGATCTTCCGGAGGATATGCTCAAAGCTGCCAATCTGGTATACACAGTGATCCGGATTGGCCAATTGACGGACAATCCCGGGAACGGAACCATTACCTTGTCTGAGAAAATCCATGACCGAAAGGCTGAAATACCCCGCGAGGACGCTGCTGAAGTTCTGGTAGAGTCCCTTGACAAAGAAGCGATCTTTCATTCAACCATTGAAGCAGCCTCGGGAGACACCCCTATCAGTGAAGCCCTAAGCCAGTTTTAA